One Streptomyces sp. CG4 genomic window, GTCGGAGCGGTGCACCACCGGGATGCCCAGCTCGGCCGCGCGGGCCAGCTCGGGGTTGTCCTCGCGGATCGCCGACGACACGACGACACAGCTCGCGTCGTCGGCGAGGTGCTCCGTGGCATGCCCGATGTGCACGGTGACCCCGAGCACCCGCAGCGCCTGGGCGGTCGCCGACTCCTTGGCATCGCTGCCGGCCACCTCGGCCCCACGCTGCGCGAGGATCTTGGCGATCCCCGACATCCCGGCGCCGCCGATGCCGATGAAGTGCGGTCGGTCCATGGCGGCAGGAAGGCCGGGTGCCATGCGTATCTCCCCAGAGACGAATACGAGCTGAAGCAGGCCTAGCCTATGCCGAGCCCCGCACTTTCTCCGACAGCCGAGGTCACTACGCCTTGCTGTGCGAGAACAGCTTCAGCACCGGCACCCCCACCTTGTGCCGAGCCCGGGAAGCCCAGTCCCGGTGGAAGAACTCCTCCACGTAGTGGGGGTCGGTGAGCACGATCACCTCGTCCGCGGACACCTCCGCGACCAGCGATTTCAGCGCATCCAGCGGATGGTCCTCGACCAACCGCCCCTCGGCCTGACTCCCGGCCGCCCGCAGGGCCTGTACGGACACGTCCAGGGCCTGCCGTCCGACGCTCCTGGCGTCCTCCCCCTCCGGGGTCTCCCGCTCGCGCACCGCCTCGTCGAGTTCGCCAAGCGCGATGTCGTCGATGGCCCGCAGCAGGCGGTCCGCCTGGTCGCCGCGCGGCTGGAGGAGCACGTGGAAAGTGACCTGCTCGTCCCCGTGCAAGGTGGTGACGAACTCCACGTCGGCGGACGTCAAGGCCTTCTCGATCATCAGAACGCTTGTGAACACCAAACGCCTCTTCTCCTCCGTGGGCCCGGACGAGGCCCCTGCGGAAACCATCCTGCCCCGTGATCGCAGGGCTCTGCCGGACTAAGTCTGCCCCTCGGAAGCTAAACGGAACGACACATTCCGCTGATTTCAGGAGCGACGGTAGCGACCGAACAGAAATCCGGCGTCTTCGAGGAGGGACACGAGCTCGAACCGGCGCGGCACGGCGACCGACGGCCCCCCGGCGACGCGCTGTGCGTCCCCCGCGGTGAGCATGGGCGAGAGGGTCAGGCACATCTCGTCCAGCACCCCGGCCGCGATCAGCTGGCCGAGCAGCCGGGGACCGCCCTCGGTGAGCAGCCGGGTGTGGCCCAGAGAGGCGAGGGCGCGTACCGCGCGCGCGGGCTCGATGCCCCTGCCCTCACCGGCGATCACGACCTTGGCGCCGGCCTTCTCGGCGGCGGCGATCCGGTCGGGGGCGGCCGCGGCCCCGGTCAGGATCAGCGTGGGCACCAGGGGCGAGGTGTACAGCGGGAGCGAGAAGTCCAGGTCCAGGCTCGCGGAGACGACGGCGACCGCCGGAGCCGGGGCCTGGCCGGCGGCCTCGCGGGCCGCGGCGAACTCGGCACGCGCGCGTGCGGGGCGGTACACCTCCTGCCGCACCGTTTCCGCACCCACCACGATCACATCCGCGAGCGCCCGCAGCGTGCCGAAGATCCGCATGTCGGCGGCGCTGGAGATGGGCTGGGAGCGCCCCTCGTGCTGGGCGGCGCCGTCGAGCGTGGAGACCATGTTGGCCCGCAGCCAGGACCTGGGGGCGCCCGGCACCGGCTCCGGGTAGGCGTAGACGGCGGCCAGCTCGGCGAGGCTCCACTCACGATCGACGAACGCGTCGGCACCGGGCGCACCGAACACATCCGTCACACGGGCTCCGGGCACGTCCGTCACCGGAGCCTTGGGCTCACCCGCCACCGGAGCCTTGGGCCCACCCGTCACCGGAGCCCCTGGCGCACCCGACTCCGGGGCTCCTGGCGCACCCGTCACCGGGATCTCGTGGGCATCCGACACCCGTGCCCCGGAGCCCTCCGGCACCCGAACCCCGGGCCCCTGCGGCACCCGAGTCCCAGGCGCATCCGGCACACCGGTCCCTCCGGTCCCCCTCGCCCCCTCCCCCTCGGGTGCCCCGCCGGAGGCCTGGGCTGGTGTTTCATAGGTCACAGGGAACAGGCGTCGCATGTCGTGCAGTGTGGCACGGCGCTTACCATGAACAACCGTGTCGTCCTCCACCGCCGCCCCCGGACCCAGCCCTGTGACCGACGCGGGCC contains:
- a CDS encoding indole-3-glycerol phosphate synthase → MFTSVLMIEKALTSADVEFVTTLHGDEQVTFHVLLQPRGDQADRLLRAIDDIALGELDEAVRERETPEGEDARSVGRQALDVSVQALRAAGSQAEGRLVEDHPLDALKSLVAEVSADEVIVLTDPHYVEEFFHRDWASRARHKVGVPVLKLFSHSKA
- a CDS encoding pyrimidine reductase family protein; this translates as MTDVFGAPGADAFVDREWSLAELAAVYAYPEPVPGAPRSWLRANMVSTLDGAAQHEGRSQPISSAADMRIFGTLRALADVIVVGAETVRQEVYRPARARAEFAAAREAAGQAPAPAVAVVSASLDLDFSLPLYTSPLVPTLILTGAAAAPDRIAAAEKAGAKVVIAGEGRGIEPARAVRALASLGHTRLLTEGGPRLLGQLIAAGVLDEMCLTLSPMLTAGDAQRVAGGPSVAVPRRFELVSLLEDAGFLFGRYRRS